A portion of the Microbacterium hominis genome contains these proteins:
- the treZ gene encoding malto-oligosyltrehalose trehalohydrolase — MIEVWAPRAERVRLHRPGHAEVDLVPGGEPGWWVGAVSLVDGDEYGFLLGDAAAAPEEVRADPRSRRQPRGVHDLSAWFDPDAFVWSDAAWTGRQLAGGLVYELHIGTFTPEGTLDAAIGRLDHLVRLGVTHVELLPVNAVNGTWNWGYDGVLWYAVHEPYGGPRAYQRFVDAAHAAGLAVIQDVVYNHLGPSGNHLPEFGPYLRDAERNTWGDSVDLDQSAVRAYIVENALMWLRDYHVDGLRLDAVHALKDSSAVHILQELAIAADALSAHVGRPLSLIAESDMNDPRLILPREAGGYGLTAQWSDDWHHAIHVALTGETAGYYADFAAESAVPKTWTRGFFHDGTHSSFRGRDHGHPLPPEVASWRLVTFAQDHDQIGNRAAGDRLTQTLSPARLAVAAVLTLTAPGTPMLFMGEEWGASTPWPFFTSHPEEWLGEAVRRGRREEFARMGWDESVVPDPQDPATFAAAKLDWDELAEPAHARLLELYRELMRLRRTRPELTDPSLASLSAEVDGDLPDRRAFRLGRGPLDVLVNLGSEDAEFGDVAEVLLATSDDVPVHAGAVSLPSDAAAIVVRRG; from the coding sequence ATGATCGAGGTGTGGGCGCCGCGCGCCGAGCGGGTCCGGCTTCATCGACCGGGTCACGCGGAGGTCGATCTGGTTCCGGGCGGCGAGCCGGGATGGTGGGTCGGCGCGGTGTCGCTCGTCGACGGCGACGAGTACGGATTCCTGCTGGGCGACGCCGCCGCGGCGCCGGAAGAGGTGCGGGCCGACCCGCGCTCGCGGCGCCAGCCCCGCGGGGTGCACGACCTGTCGGCCTGGTTCGATCCGGACGCGTTCGTGTGGTCGGATGCCGCCTGGACCGGCCGACAGCTCGCCGGCGGCCTCGTCTACGAGCTGCACATCGGCACGTTCACGCCCGAGGGGACCCTCGACGCCGCGATCGGCCGGCTCGATCACCTGGTTCGGCTCGGCGTCACCCATGTCGAGCTGCTCCCGGTGAACGCCGTCAACGGCACGTGGAACTGGGGGTACGACGGTGTGCTCTGGTACGCCGTGCACGAGCCCTACGGCGGTCCCCGCGCGTACCAGCGATTCGTGGATGCCGCCCACGCGGCCGGCCTGGCGGTCATCCAGGACGTCGTCTACAACCACCTCGGGCCCAGCGGCAACCACCTTCCGGAGTTCGGCCCCTACCTGCGCGACGCCGAGCGCAACACGTGGGGCGACTCCGTCGACCTCGACCAGTCCGCCGTGCGCGCGTACATCGTCGAGAACGCGCTGATGTGGCTTCGCGACTACCACGTGGACGGCCTGCGACTGGACGCGGTGCACGCCCTGAAGGACTCGTCCGCCGTGCACATCCTGCAGGAGCTCGCGATCGCCGCCGACGCGCTCTCGGCGCACGTCGGCCGCCCGCTCAGCCTCATCGCGGAGTCGGACATGAACGACCCGCGACTCATCCTCCCGCGGGAAGCGGGCGGCTACGGGCTCACCGCGCAGTGGAGCGACGACTGGCACCACGCCATCCATGTCGCGCTGACCGGCGAGACCGCGGGCTATTACGCGGACTTCGCCGCGGAATCGGCCGTGCCCAAGACCTGGACGCGGGGATTCTTCCACGACGGCACGCACTCCTCGTTCCGCGGGCGCGACCACGGGCATCCCCTCCCGCCGGAGGTGGCGTCCTGGCGCCTGGTCACCTTCGCCCAGGACCACGATCAGATCGGGAACCGCGCGGCCGGGGATCGACTGACGCAGACGCTGTCTCCGGCACGCCTGGCCGTGGCGGCCGTGCTGACCCTCACCGCGCCCGGCACGCCCATGCTGTTCATGGGTGAGGAGTGGGGGGCGTCGACGCCGTGGCCCTTCTTCACATCGCACCCGGAGGAATGGTTGGGAGAGGCGGTGCGCCGAGGACGTCGGGAGGAGTTCGCGCGCATGGGCTGGGACGAGTCCGTGGTCCCCGACCCGCAGGACCCCGCGACGTTCGCCGCGGCGAAGCTCGACTGGGACGAGCTCGCCGAGCCGGCCCACGCCCGGCTCCTCGAGCTGTACCGCGAGCTCATGCGCCTGCGGCGCACGCGGCCCGAGCTGACCGATCCCTCCCTGGCCTCGCTATCGGCCGAAGTCGACGGCGACCTCCCCGACCGACGCGCCTTCCGGCTCGGGCGCGGGCCGCTGGACGTGCTGGTGAACCTCGGATCGGAAGACGCGGAGTTCGGCGACGTCGCCGAAGTGCTGCTGGCGACATCCGACGACGTGCCGGTGCACGCCGGGGCGGTGTCGCTGCCGTCGGATGCCGCGGCAATCGTGGTCCGCCGCGGCTGA